One window of the Eucalyptus grandis isolate ANBG69807.140 chromosome 6, ASM1654582v1, whole genome shotgun sequence genome contains the following:
- the LOC104450665 gene encoding DNA-dependent metalloprotease WSS1, whose product MDLNDLNKVWEIKPLKKIGEEDAREVLEKVAKQVQPIMRKRKWKVEILSEFCPPNPSLLGLNIGGGAEIKLRLRRPNNEWDFFPYEQILDTMLHELCHIEYGPHNADFYNLLDKIRKECEELMAKGITGTGQGFDLPGRRLGGFSRQPPPSSLHQTVLAAAENRARRGALLPSGPRRIGGDSDIRNALSPIQAAAMAAERRLHDDLWCGSKSAEVQDGFQGRVGPSLELPEKSKASTSFAGISATTSPVNFTSSLEAVDDGAKWQCNTCTLLNQPLALSCEACGSQRHIAIATSNRWSCKFCTLDNSVKQDRCLACGEWRYSYGPPASSRGPYVGT is encoded by the exons ATGGATCTTAACGATCTTAACAAGGTTTGGGAAATCAAGCCTCTGAAGAagattggagaagaagatgctAGAGAAGTTCTTGAGAAAGTTGCAAAACAAGTTCAGCCAATAATGCGAAAACGTAAATGGAAAGTGGAGATTCTTTCAGAATTTTG tCCTCCCAATCCATCTCTTCTGGGGCTGAACATAGGTGGAGGAGCAGAGATTAAACTCCGGCTGAGAAGACCAAACAATGAGTGGGATTTCTTCCCTTATGAGCAGATTCTTGATACAATGCTGCATGAGCTATGTCATATCGAATATGGTCCACATAATGCTGACTTCTACAATCTTTTGGACAAAATCAGAAAG GAGTGTGAGGAGCTGATGGCTAAAGGAATTACAGGAACTGGTCAAGGTTTTGATCTTCCAGGGAGACGTTTAGGTGGGTTCTCCCGTCAGCCTCCACCATCATCATTACATCAAACTGTTCTAGCCGCTGCAGAAAACAGAGCGAGACGTGGAGCTCTACTGCCATCAGGGCCTAGGCGTATAGGGGGTGATAGTGATATTAGGAATGCTCTTAGCCCCATACAAGCTGCTGCAATGGCAGCAGAAAGGAGATTGCATGATGATCTGTGGTGTGGATCCAAATCTGCAGAGGTACAGGATGGATTCCAAGGAAGAGTTGGACCTTCCTTGGAACTTCCTGAGAAGTCAAAAGCATCCACATCATTTGCTGGCATCTCTGCAACAACTTCACCTGTCAATTTCACTTCCTCTTTGGAAGCAGTGGATGATGGAGCGAAGTGGCAGTGCAATACTTGCACTTTATTAAATCAG CCTCTGGCATTATCATGCGAAGCTTGTGGATCCCAAAGACACATCGCGATTGCAACATCAAACAGATGGTCATGTAAATTTTGTACACTTGATAACAGCGTTAAGCAAGATAGATGCCTAGCTTGTGGAGAGTGGAGATATTCATATGGTCCACCTGCCTCTAGCCGCGGACCTTATGTTGGCACCTGA